The following are encoded in a window of Paenibacillaceae bacterium GAS479 genomic DNA:
- a CDS encoding aminoglycoside 3-N-acetyltransferase — protein sequence MSIYEQEWPLTRADIVKGLQGVGVREGMTLLVHSSMKSFNRWIPGKSQAVIEALEEAIGPQGTLVMPAQTADLSEPSHWCRPPVPEAWWPIIRAEMPPYRTDLTATRGMGVVAECFRSQDGTLRSNHPQTSFTARGPLAETILREHGLDFGLGDQSPLARIYEHGGYVLLLGVDHESNTSLHLAENRASWPGKRLLQQGAPILVDGVRQWVEFEEFEYDDSDFNEIGEAFERMHPDVRSGRIGNCLARLLPQRELVDFAIERMTARSSGTEPKTKEAPPITEVQ from the coding sequence GTGAGTATCTATGAACAAGAATGGCCGCTAACCCGGGCCGACATCGTAAAGGGGTTGCAGGGCGTTGGGGTTCGCGAGGGGATGACGCTGCTGGTTCATTCCTCGATGAAGTCGTTCAATCGCTGGATTCCCGGGAAAAGCCAAGCTGTTATTGAGGCGCTGGAGGAAGCGATCGGACCTCAAGGAACGCTGGTCATGCCGGCACAAACCGCCGACCTGTCAGAGCCGTCCCATTGGTGTCGCCCGCCGGTGCCGGAAGCATGGTGGCCGATCATCCGCGCCGAAATGCCCCCTTACCGGACGGATTTAACCGCGACGCGCGGCATGGGAGTGGTCGCCGAATGCTTCCGCAGTCAGGACGGCACGTTACGCAGCAATCACCCGCAAACGAGCTTCACAGCCCGCGGCCCGCTTGCCGAAACGATTTTACGGGAGCATGGGCTGGATTTCGGACTGGGCGATCAGTCGCCGCTTGCCCGGATCTACGAGCATGGCGGTTATGTGCTGCTGCTTGGCGTTGATCATGAGAGCAACACATCGCTTCATCTGGCTGAGAATCGCGCCTCTTGGCCGGGTAAACGCCTGCTTCAGCAAGGGGCGCCCATACTTGTCGATGGAGTCCGTCAGTGGGTGGAGTTCGAGGAATTCGAATATGACGATAGCGATTTTAACGAGATTGGCGAGGCGTTTGAGCGGATGCATCCTGATGTGCGGAGCGGGCGCATCGGTAATTGTTTGGCGAGACTGCTCCCGCAGCGCGAACTGGTCGATTTTGCCATCGAGAGAATGACGGCGAGAAGCAGCGGAACGGAGCCGAAGACCAAGGAAGCGCCGCCGATCACCGAAGTTCAGTAG
- a CDS encoding amino acid/polyamine/organocation transporter, APC superfamily, whose translation MRGSSGNLPWWQLSLFGAGCTIGTAFFLGSGIAVRKSGWLVLPLFLLVAVSTYIVYDALARMTARNPDKGSFRTYAQQAFGRWAGFGTGWIYWFSELLILGGTLTALGLFTQVWLPGVPLWVFAAGYAVLALLVVVLGSSGINKAENLFAIVKIAAVLMFIAVVAFLLLRGTAIPDEAPSGIAEAAAPGWLGAWKGLLYAFYAFSGIEVMGFMAAGLRKPEEAPKAGAIMLMLITVLYIGSIGLAMLLVPAAEIKPEISPFILVLEQLRLNVLVHVLNGVLIVAGFSILVASLYGVSTMLVTLAEEGDAPVWTGKTMGRKKLPLPALLVNAGGMAISVILALLMPRSLFEHLATAGGIVLLYVWMMITLSYLKLERPGVWGQVKAWGAILLMGAAVAGALAEPSGRPGFWVSLAIAAVVAAVTAFMSRRWKAAKPQLAGVVTKSSSSGKGRQGGGAV comes from the coding sequence ATGAGAGGAAGCTCCGGCAATTTGCCTTGGTGGCAACTATCGCTTTTTGGGGCGGGCTGCACGATAGGCACCGCCTTTTTTCTCGGTTCCGGCATCGCTGTGCGAAAAAGCGGCTGGCTTGTGCTGCCGTTGTTCCTGCTAGTCGCCGTTTCGACATATATCGTATACGATGCACTGGCGCGAATGACTGCCAGGAACCCGGACAAGGGGTCCTTCCGCACCTACGCTCAGCAGGCTTTCGGCCGCTGGGCAGGCTTCGGCACGGGCTGGATCTATTGGTTTTCCGAGTTGCTCATTCTGGGCGGCACACTGACTGCGCTGGGGCTGTTCACACAGGTGTGGCTGCCTGGTGTGCCGCTATGGGTATTCGCGGCTGGATATGCCGTCCTGGCGTTGCTCGTCGTCGTGCTCGGTTCAAGCGGCATTAACAAAGCGGAAAATCTCTTCGCAATCGTCAAAATCGCGGCTGTTTTAATGTTCATCGCCGTCGTGGCGTTTTTATTGCTGCGCGGCACTGCAATACCTGACGAGGCGCCGTCCGGCATAGCTGAAGCAGCTGCACCTGGTTGGCTTGGCGCCTGGAAAGGGCTTCTCTATGCGTTTTATGCCTTCAGCGGCATCGAAGTGATGGGCTTCATGGCGGCCGGACTGAGAAAGCCCGAGGAAGCTCCTAAGGCTGGCGCGATTATGCTGATGTTGATCACTGTGCTGTACATTGGCTCCATTGGACTTGCAATGCTGCTTGTCCCGGCAGCAGAAATCAAGCCGGAGATCAGTCCGTTCATTCTTGTTCTGGAGCAGCTCCGCTTGAACGTTCTTGTGCATGTGCTGAATGGGGTGCTTATTGTAGCGGGCTTCAGCATCCTGGTCGCTTCTCTCTACGGTGTCTCTACGATGCTGGTGACGCTCGCGGAGGAAGGTGATGCGCCGGTATGGACAGGCAAGACGATGGGCCGGAAAAAGCTGCCGCTTCCTGCTCTGCTTGTGAACGCCGGAGGGATGGCTATCTCAGTCATTCTAGCGCTGCTTATGCCTCGCAGTCTGTTCGAGCATCTGGCTACTGCCGGCGGAATCGTGCTGCTCTATGTATGGATGATGATTACGCTCTCCTACCTGAAGCTTGAGCGCCCTGGAGTATGGGGGCAAGTAAAAGCCTGGGGCGCTATTCTGCTCATGGGAGCTGCGGTCGCTGGAGCACTTGCAGAGCCGTCGGGACGGCCGGGCTTCTGGGTCAGCCTGGCCATTGCGG